A genome region from Anastrepha ludens isolate Willacy chromosome 3, idAnaLude1.1, whole genome shotgun sequence includes the following:
- the LOC128857090 gene encoding uncharacterized protein LOC128857090, translated as MTAILQSVKAILQRYPVTRGMLSYSLIWPTSSLIQQTFEGRRWPDYDWWRTLRFSLYGGLFVAPTLYSWIRVSSAMWPQTSLQTAVFKTAVEQMSYTPAAMTCFYFIMSLLEMKTVDEAAAEVRKKFIPTFKVAMSIWPVVGIINFSVVPEKNRVPFISVCSLLWTCFLAYMKHLEHQHVDEMDNLFISKEAKLKS; from the exons ATGACTGCCATTTTGCAAAGTGTAAAAGCGATACTGCAGCGTTACCCTGTTACGCGCGGGATGCTCTCTTATAGTCTCATTTGGCCGACCAGTTCACTGATACAGCAGACCTTCGAGGGCAGAAGATGGC CTGATTACGATTGGTGGCGTACGCTGCGCTTCAGCCTCTATGGCGGCCTCTTCGTTGCGCCAACACTTTACAGTTGGATTCGAGTTTCGAGCGCCATGTGGCCGCAGACCTCACTGCAAACAGCCGTTTTTAAAACAGCCGTTGAACAGATGTCCTATACGCCCGCTGCCATGACTTGCTTTTACTTCATAATGAGCCTGCTGGAAATGAAGACGGTTGACGAAGCGGCGGCGGAAGTGCGCAAGAAGTTCATACCCACTTTCAAG GTGGCGATGTCTATTTGGCCCGTTGTtggtattattaatttttctgtcGTACCAGAGAAGAATCGGGTGCCTTTCATTAGCGTTTGTAGTTTACTGTGGACTTGCTTTTTGGCCTACATGAAGCATCTGGAGCATCAACATGTCGATGAAAtggataatttatttatatcgaaagaagctaaattaaaatcataa
- the LOC128856295 gene encoding uncharacterized protein LOC128856295 encodes MRNFSKQQSQDTADTSIEKGDYPRASNGVVIGGVVTFVAYFFLMMAFCSPYWIESYAETHSSFKNMGLWEYCFKNFVYPYYQFPRQFNGCHNIFSHEYYVIREYLLPGWLMAVQAFVTLAFLLTFTALVLLALVVIRLPLKGVLQYEWLLIRISYLCTASSSIFLFLAVCIFGGCAYRRDWLMYPKFNVLGWSYAVAVVSFITLGVGSLILHREARHAYDLRGEQKNLVMQMEMQEPGYQPPRHHHSTSRSLHGYI; translated from the exons ATGCGCAACTTCTCGAAGCAACAGTCGCAAGACACTGCCGACACGAGCATCGAAAAAGGCGACTACCCACGCGCTTCAA ATGGCGTGGTAATCGGCGGTGTGGTCACTTTTGTGGCCTACTTTTTCCTCATGATGGCATTCTGCTCGCCCTACTGGATTGAGTCGTATGCAGAGACACATAGCAGCTTCAAAAATATGGGCTTGTGGGAATATTGTTTTAAGAATTTCGTATATCCGTATTATCAATTTCCGCGTCAATTCAATGGTTGCCACAATATTTTCAGCCAC GAATATTATGTTATAAGAGAATACTTGTTGCCGGGTTGGCTGATGGCTGTACAGgcattcgtaactttggctttCCTCTTGACATTCACCGCTTTGGTACTTCTAGCGCTGGTTGTTATACGCCTACCATTGAAGGGTGTGCTACAGTATGAGTGGCTATTGATACGTATATCATATTTGTGTACTGCAAGCTCTT CAATATTCCTGTTTCTCGCAGTATGCATTTTCGGTGGCTGTGCCTACCGTCGCGATTGGCTCATGTATCCCAAATTCAATGTACTCGGCTGGTCATATGCTGTAGCTGTTGTCTCTTTTATCACGCTTGGCGTCGGTTCTTTGATTTTACATCGCGAAGCACGGCATGCGTATGATTTGCGAGGCGAACAGAAAAATTTGGTTATGCAAATGGAAATGCAAGAGCCTGGCTATCAACCACCTAGGCATCATCACAGCACATCGCGCAGTCTACACGGGTACATATAA
- the LOC128857091 gene encoding uncharacterized protein LOC128857091, with protein sequence MLTGTGNNVRYVNLTKIHAQLGESICRSLPGFHAITGCDYNPALFRKGKLRPYKLLKKNDEFQKAFIKFGENKLIEDSSEQKNIFNSIQKYIFSVYNVRNAIDVDSARVQMFIDSYKVSDINEAFNRKKLRNFDASSLPPCENELLQHFLRANYICTIWNNAHLRKPTSHKPGNNGWVLENDQYHFKWFEGDQLPTYVSDSVQTLSEADEDDDIHEDKSAEWSSGDEDNRDTDEDDEVD encoded by the exons ATGCTGACGGGTACTGGAAACAATGTGAGGTACGTGAATCTAACAAAGATACACGCCCAGTTAGGAGAATCCATTTGCCGAAGCTTGCCTGGTTTCCACGCAATAACAGGGTGCGATTACAATCCGGCATTATTTAGAAAGGGAAAACTAAGACCTtacaaactattaaaaaaaaacgatgaatTCCAAAAAGCTTTTATAAAGTTCGGCGAAAATAAGTTAATAGAGGACAGCAGTGAACAGAAGAACATTTTCAATAGTATtcagaaatatattttcagtgTATATAATGTTCGGAATGCAATTGATGTCGATTCTGCTCGAGTTCAGATGTTTATAGACTCATACAAAGTTTCCGACATTAATGAGGCTttcaatcgaaaaaaattgagaaacttTGATGCTAGCAGTTTACCACCTTGTGAAAATGAGCTACTACAGCATTTTTTACGAGCTAATTATATTTGTACGATTTGGAACAATGCTCACTTAAGAAAACCTACTTCACATAAACCTGGAAATAATGGCTGGGTACTGGAAAATGATCAATACcattttaaatggtttgaaGGAGATCAGCTACCTACTTATGTCAGTGATTCTGTACAAACTTTGTCAG AAGCTGATGAAGACGATGACATTCATGAGGACAAATCCGCAGAATGGAGTAGCGGTGATGAAGATAATCGAGATACCGACGAGGACGATGAAgttgattaa